The Paenibacillus sp. G2S3 region GAGAAACGGCTGCGAGGTGTTATTAGTAACCTCCGGTGCTGTAGCCGCAGGCTTTCGCAGTATCGGTTATCCTACACGTCCGAAGCTGCTACATGAGAAGCAAGCAGCTGCAGCTGTAGGCCAAGTACTGCTCATGCAGGCATATCAGGAAGCTTTTGCCGAGCATGGAATAACCACAGCACAGATCCTACTAACCCGTACCGACTTTTGCAGTCGCAGAGCTATGAACAACGCTATGATGACGGTAGAAGAGCTGCTTCGCCTAGGAGCGGTACCCGTATTTAACGAGAATGACACCGTCTCCGTTGATGAGTTAAAATTCGGTGATAACGATACTTTGTCCGCGCTGGTAGCTAACCTGCTGAAAGCCACCAGATTGCTCGTCTTAACTGACATGGATGGCTTATATAGTGGAGATCCTCGGAAACATCCCGACGCTATTCGCTATCAGTTCGTTGATGATATTACGCCGGAGATTTATGCTATTGCTGGTGGAGCTGGCTCTAGTGTGGGGACAGGTGGCATGCGTTCAAAAATCGATGCTGCCAAGATCGCTACACGAGGCGGTGTGCCCGTCTTTGTTGGGAGAGCTACCGAACCAGGGGATTTACAACTCGCAGCGACAGGCTCGGGCCGAGGTACTTATTTTGCAACCAAGTTATCTTCTTTACCTGTTAAAAAGCAATGGCTTGGCTTTATGTCCACCCCAC contains the following coding sequences:
- the proB gene encoding glutamate 5-kinase, translated to MTTRIVVKIGSSSLTGTEGGLNREAVSFFASEIAELKRNGCEVLLVTSGAVAAGFRSIGYPTRPKLLHEKQAAAAVGQVLLMQAYQEAFAEHGITTAQILLTRTDFCSRRAMNNAMMTVEELLRLGAVPVFNENDTVSVDELKFGDNDTLSALVANLLKATRLLVLTDMDGLYSGDPRKHPDAIRYQFVDDITPEIYAIAGGAGSSVGTGGMRSKIDAAKIATRGGVPVFVGRATEPGDLQLAATGSGRGTYFATKLSSLPVKKQWLGFMSTPLGSLYVDEGAVEALLHGGHSLLPVGVKQIEGNFHAGDVVEVLGPDSKLLGRGIVNYDDTQLRSIQGLPSRQIVPKLGEVHRLEVIHRDEWITLR